In Flectobacillus major DSM 103, the DNA window TGAATCGGAGACTTAAAATTGCGTTCAAAACGCTAATTGTAATTGTTGTTTTATTTGTCTTGAATCTCATATTAAAAGATTCAATAGACAGAGAAATGTTATTACCAATTGGTGCTTTAATCATGGCAATATTTCTTCTTATAGAGAAGAAATTATTACCTTAATTAAGAAAGCCCCTTGAATTTCTTGGGGCTTAATGCTTTAATATTTATTAAAGTGCTGAATTTTCAGACTCTATTTCTTTAATTTCGTTGACCAGTGATTTGTATTTTTCAAAGGCTGATTTTGCTTTCTCGAACTCAGTGATAGTTTGATTTGTGTACCAAAATTGGTCAGTTGTTTTTTCTGTGGAAGAATAGTTGAGAAAATCGTCTCCGCTACTCTCGGAGGTATATTTTATACATAGACCTTTACTACTCTTACAACTAAAAATAGTCTTTTGCTCAGCTTTATTATAACTTAAATAAACATCAAATAGGTAATATTGGTATTTACCTTGTTGAACAAAGTTTAATGAATCCACTTTGAAACTATTAAAAAAATATCTAATTTCTTGATATGTAGATACTAAATCATGTTTTTTTTGAATATATGATTTACGTTTTTCTTCTTCAACTTTTTGTAATTCTAAAGATTCTTGTACTTTTTTTTGTGCTTCAATTTGGGCTTGCTCTCTTTGAGATTTTAAGTTATTCTCAGCTTCGACTCTTTCCATTTCTTCATATTCGCTTTGTGCCTGATAGTCTTGATACTTAGAATACAAAATAGACAGAATTAAAAAAATTGCAATACCAATAATGGTTGCACGGTTTTTTTCTATAAATTCGCTCATAAATAAATTTTTGAAGAAATGGGAATATTCATAGTTTTTGGTCTTATAGCTTTAATTGTAGCTATATATTTTAGTGACAAATTTAGCGAATCTTCTTCTATTGCGGAAGAAAATCGTTATCAAAGTCAAAGAAGAAGAATTCTTGATGAGAGAAGTGACCAAGAATATTATGACGAAAAACCGTTTAAAGAAGCAAATCGCTTATTAGATATAAAATTAAGAGAGCATCAAATCAGAGAAGCTCAGAGGGAAAGAGAGTTTAGGGAAAGAGAAGCTGAGAGGGAAAGAGAGTTTAGGGAGAGTCAAACAATGATACAACTTAGATTAGATATGTTAAGAATACAAAAAGAAAGAGAAACTATCTCAAATGAGTTTCAACTTGAAAAATATAAAGCAGATAGAAAGTACGAACATAAAGATAAAAAACTTGATGTCAAGCGTTATAAAATTGATGCGAAAGTTGCTATAAAAGGTCTTGAATCTATAAATTTCAGAATAGCTCAGTATGCCACAATAGCAACAACAAAAAGCGATTTCTACGAAAAAGCTATTTTAGGGAGACTTGAAACTCTAAAAACTAATGCAGAAATCGACTTAAACAGACTTAAAACATTGGACTCCATGGAAGCAGAAAAAAGAAAAAATAGAATTTTAAATGATATTGATAACAATTTGAATTCTATTCATAATGATTTGAATGATGCTTGGTAGCTCATAATTCTTTCAAATCACATAAAACCCCTTTCATATTCTGCCAATTAAAGCCAAAATCTTTGTCCTTAATTTCGGTGACAACCTTGAAAAAAAATGCTTTCTGATTCCACTCAGGGGCAAAATATGGGTCTTGATTCATTTTTTTTAAGACTAATTTTAATAAGTTCTCTGTTTCAATTACACATAAAACACGTGGGTTTTTGGTGTAGTTGTACTCTTGTTTGTAGTGGTCAGTAACTACGCCTTTTCCGATTGCATCAGCGATTGTTTTTAGTTGTTCAACTACCCGTTTGGTATCTTTCCCATTTGATACTTCACAAATCATTAATTGCCGTTTTGTTGGGGTATCATACATGAAAATTGCATCAGGTTCAATAAAGTATCGTTCCGTAATATTAATTTTTGTAATACTCTTGAGTGGTTGGCTGTCATTGCCTTTCATACTTCCGTTTTTATGAAAATATGAGTGAAAGAATAAACTTTTAAATCCATTCTGTTCTATCCACTTCTCAAATGAAATTTGAACGTTTACGGTATAAATTCGGTGCTGGTAGTCATTTCTAAATTCTACTCCAATACTTTTTGGGTAATGGACTTGTTCTATATCTAATCCCTGCGTATGCTCAACTAAGAATTTAGCCCCTTTGAGTGTCAAATAATACATATTTTCGGCTCTTCCTTCTCCTTTTTTATATACTCCTCCATACTGCGATACTCCGACTAATTCAAGCGGTTCTTGTCGTAATATCAAAAGTGACTTTTGAACATAGTCTTTATGTGCTGTTCCTAAACTTGCAATTTGACTAATTGTCAGAAACTTATATCGTGCTAATTGACGTAAAATATTTTCTTGGGTAGCAGTAATCTGTATCATAATCAGAAATCGTATTGGGGTGAATCGTGGGGGCTTTTCCCTTTGTTTCTATCCTTGTAATCTGTTTTTGTATTGGTTTGTTGTGGTGCTTTTTGTGCTTGCTGTGATGTTTGTTTTTGTGCCTGTTTAACTTCTTTGACCTGTTGCTCTACCATTACTTCATCTTCTACCTTCATTTCAGCTTTACGCTTTTTTACAAGCTCTTTTATCAAATCACGCTCGAACTCTTTTTGGACTTGCTCTTGGATTAATCGCTCACGCTCCTGCTCTGGCGTTTCCTTATTTCTGTTAATAGTATCAATGAGCTGTCTTTCAAATGCTATTTTCTCTTGAGTAGCTTTGTCTAATGGTTCATAATATTTTAGTATTTGTTCCCTTTTTACTTGCTCCCATTGGCTCAAACTCATCTGATTACTATTATCAATTAGTCGATTATCACCTTTAATCTCAAACGCTGCTCCTGAGCCAATTTTTACAAAATAATGATATTGTTTTAAATCTGCTAATGTAGTAGTAGGGATATTAAACTGTTCACTCATTTTACTCCAATTCTCGTGAGTGCTTCTTGCCATAACTTTAAGATTGGTGTTCCCCATGACGATGTTTAAAAACTCTCCGTCCATTTTCTGCCCAACCAATTGCTGGGC includes these proteins:
- a CDS encoding replication-relaxation family protein gives rise to the protein MIQITATQENILRQLARYKFLTISQIASLGTAHKDYVQKSLLILRQEPLELVGVSQYGGVYKKGEGRAENMYYLTLKGAKFLVEHTQGLDIEQVHYPKSIGVEFRNDYQHRIYTVNVQISFEKWIEQNGFKSLFFHSYFHKNGSMKGNDSQPLKSITKINITERYFIEPDAIFMYDTPTKRQLMICEVSNGKDTKRVVEQLKTIADAIGKGVVTDHYKQEYNYTKNPRVLCVIETENLLKLVLKKMNQDPYFAPEWNQKAFFFKVVTEIKDKDFGFNWQNMKGVLCDLKEL